In Atribacterota bacterium, one DNA window encodes the following:
- a CDS encoding nickel-dependent hydrogenase large subunit: MAKSSYKVPIGPIHPSLEEPMTFNFEIAGEKITSVDLAPGDNHRGIEFMGRNRNIIQIIYLAERICGICSVSHPYAFCRAVESAANIEVPPRAEYIRAIIAELERIHSHILWAGVAAHELGFDSVLFLSWKVRENVMDLLELLTGNRVNYGVFTIGGVRRDITDEHMPRIKQTLEYYKETYQKLEDVFLQDPSIALRTKGIGPLSYEEALNLSAVGPTTRASGVKKDVRQDHPYSAYADMDIKAITPEAFSGEVNGDVFDRIIVRLLEVKQSVEIIEYCVNNMPDGDILSEKKLAKLLGTLKKATGEGVGRHEAPRGEVIHYVKLGEGESPEVWKARAPTYNNLMPWVPMLKNQEVADIPIVIASIDPCIGCMDRVTLVDSNTYKQEILTRDQLRKLSVEKTRRLLQ; this comes from the coding sequence TTGGCCAAGTCGAGTTATAAAGTACCTATTGGTCCGATTCATCCTTCATTGGAAGAACCGATGACCTTTAATTTTGAAATAGCAGGAGAAAAGATTACATCCGTAGATTTAGCCCCTGGAGACAACCATCGCGGCATAGAATTTATGGGAAGAAATAGGAATATAATCCAGATTATTTATTTAGCAGAAAGGATTTGTGGTATTTGCTCTGTATCACATCCTTATGCTTTTTGTAGAGCTGTTGAAAGTGCTGCAAATATTGAAGTTCCTCCCAGGGCAGAATATATAAGGGCAATTATTGCAGAATTAGAAAGAATACATTCACATATACTTTGGGCTGGTGTTGCTGCCCATGAGTTAGGGTTTGACTCAGTACTTTTCTTATCATGGAAAGTCCGGGAAAATGTAATGGATTTGTTAGAACTATTAACCGGTAATCGTGTAAATTATGGTGTTTTTACGATAGGTGGAGTTAGAAGGGACATTACAGATGAGCATATGCCCAGAATCAAACAAACATTGGAATATTACAAGGAAACTTATCAGAAATTAGAGGATGTATTTTTGCAAGATCCCAGCATTGCCTTGAGAACAAAAGGTATTGGCCCATTATCTTATGAGGAAGCGCTTAATTTGTCAGCAGTAGGGCCAACAACCAGAGCCTCGGGTGTCAAAAAAGATGTCAGGCAGGATCATCCGTATTCTGCATATGCAGATATGGATATCAAGGCCATTACTCCAGAAGCATTTTCTGGAGAAGTTAATGGTGATGTTTTTGATAGGATTATAGTAAGATTATTAGAAGTAAAACAATCAGTTGAAATAATTGAGTATTGTGTAAATAATATGCCTGATGGGGATATTTTATCTGAAAAGAAATTAGCAAAATTATTAGGAACACTTAAAAAAGCAACCGGTGAAGGAGTTGGCCGACACGAAGCTCCTAGAGGAGAAGTTATTCACTATGTAAAATTAGGTGAAGGGGAAAGCCCTGAGGTGTGGAAAGCAAGAGCTCCAACGTACAATAACCTAATGCCATGGGTGCCTATGTTAAAAAATCAGGAAGTTGCTGATATTCCAATTGTTATTGCCTCTATAGATCCTTGTATAGGTTGCATGGACAGAGTTACCCTGGTAGATTCAAATACTTATAAACAAGAAATATTGACCAGGGATCAATTGAGAAAGTTAAGCGTTGAAAAAACCAGGAGGTTATTACAATGA
- the hycI gene encoding hydrogenase maturation peptidase HycI, with protein sequence MTENSKNILLGVGNSLRGDDGAGSFIANNFSHKNWIVLDGKTAPENCTAVIKREKPDLLVIIDAADINLAPGDFSVIALDKIKEYQLSTHSMPLHLLIEYLTPYCKKIILIGIQPKNIQTSENLTDQVSEGCYKIISILKDNKISSIPVIQ encoded by the coding sequence ATGACAGAGAATTCTAAAAACATATTATTAGGTGTTGGAAATAGTTTAAGGGGTGATGATGGTGCCGGTTCCTTTATTGCCAACAATTTTTCACATAAAAACTGGATTGTTTTAGATGGAAAAACTGCACCTGAAAACTGCACAGCAGTTATTAAAAGGGAAAAACCTGATCTACTTGTAATAATTGATGCTGCAGATATAAATCTTGCTCCAGGTGATTTTTCTGTTATTGCTCTTGATAAAATAAAAGAATATCAGCTTTCCACTCATTCAATGCCATTACACTTATTAATAGAATATCTTACTCCTTATTGTAAAAAAATAATACTAATCGGTATTCAACCAAAAAACATACAAACAAGTGAAAATTTAACTGATCAGGTTTCAGAAGGATGTTATAAGATAATAAGTATTTTAAAGGATAATAAAATTAGCAGCATTCCCGTCATACAATAA
- a CDS encoding 4Fe-4S binding protein, with product MPTPMVFELIKQLFNKAATNCFPIKYYPGDTTVTELINKVGKGEANINPPVEIPEKFRGKITYERDKCIGCRLCVRVCPSRAIEFIPDEKKIKIRIDRCIFCSQCNDICPVNCLHMSEDFLLANEDRLSPEMIVK from the coding sequence ATGCCTACTCCAATGGTATTTGAATTAATTAAACAACTATTTAACAAAGCAGCAACAAATTGTTTTCCTATTAAATATTATCCGGGAGACACAACCGTTACTGAATTAATTAATAAAGTAGGAAAAGGTGAAGCAAATATAAATCCACCAGTGGAAATACCAGAAAAATTCAGGGGAAAAATAACTTATGAAAGGGATAAATGTATTGGTTGTCGTTTATGTGTTAGAGTTTGTCCATCCCGTGCAATTGAATTTATCCCTGATGAAAAGAAGATCAAAATAAGAATTGACAGATGTATTTTTTGTTCACAGTGTAATGATATATGCCCGGTTAATTGTTTACATATGTCAGAAGATTTTTTACTGGCAAATGAGGATCGGCTAAGTCCCGAAATGATTGTTAAATAA
- a CDS encoding NADH-quinone oxidoreductase subunit H has translation MMESGVLIFLLKIVGAIVIAFLGITIGLFYKGLDRKIAAKMQSRIGPPIRQPFYDFFKLMIKETVVPENAVPWVFNGAPLLALVSTITILFYIPIASFPALLGGSGDLILIAYLLAIPAVALVVGGFSSGSTYASIGAQREMVLMMSYELPLVTIIIALGWRLNLAYPGLNIFSLDILTANPIWGVVGPLGFLGAILLLFTLAIVTPAELSIVPFDTPEAETELAGGALVEYSGRNLALFELANAVKLVVMAALTVVLFFPYNIAHLFSFSGVFARIIDILFFVLKMFIVIFFEATYIRVALARFKIDQASVTYLIYLSVVGLMGLLLIVVDYLI, from the coding sequence ATGATGGAGAGTGGTGTTTTGATTTTTTTATTAAAGATTGTTGGGGCAATAGTAATTGCTTTTTTAGGAATAACTATTGGTCTCTTTTATAAAGGTTTAGATAGAAAAATAGCAGCTAAGATGCAATCAAGAATTGGACCACCAATCAGGCAACCATTTTATGACTTTTTTAAACTGATGATTAAAGAAACTGTGGTTCCAGAGAATGCAGTACCATGGGTTTTTAACGGAGCACCGTTACTGGCTCTTGTTTCAACAATCACTATTTTATTTTATATTCCTATTGCTTCTTTCCCGGCATTGTTGGGGGGATCCGGAGATCTAATATTAATTGCATATTTATTAGCAATACCTGCTGTTGCCCTGGTTGTAGGCGGGTTTAGCTCTGGTTCAACTTATGCCAGTATTGGTGCACAAAGAGAAATGGTTTTAATGATGAGTTATGAATTACCGTTAGTTACAATTATTATTGCACTTGGATGGCGATTAAATCTTGCGTATCCTGGTTTAAACATATTTTCACTGGATATTCTTACCGCTAATCCAATATGGGGAGTAGTGGGACCATTGGGATTCCTGGGTGCCATATTACTTCTTTTTACTTTAGCAATTGTTACGCCAGCAGAATTGTCTATTGTTCCTTTTGACACTCCAGAAGCTGAAACTGAATTAGCGGGTGGTGCCCTGGTTGAATATTCTGGAAGAAATTTAGCCTTATTTGAACTCGCAAATGCAGTTAAGCTGGTAGTTATGGCTGCTTTAACTGTTGTCTTGTTCTTTCCATATAATATAGCTCATTTGTTTTCTTTTAGTGGTGTATTTGCAAGGATAATAGATATATTATTCTTTGTATTAAAAATGTTTATAGTTATATTTTTTGAAGCTACTTATATTCGAGTAGCATTAGCCCGTTTTAAGATAGACCAAGCTTCCGTTACCTATTTGATCTATCTATCAGTAGTTGGACTGATGGGTTTATTATTGATTGTAGTGGATTATTTAATATAA